In Brienomyrus brachyistius isolate T26 chromosome 3, BBRACH_0.4, whole genome shotgun sequence, the following proteins share a genomic window:
- the nvl gene encoding LOW QUALITY PROTEIN: nuclear valosin-containing protein-like (The sequence of the model RefSeq protein was modified relative to this genomic sequence to represent the inferred CDS: inserted 1 base in 1 codon), protein MRNKGGGGGIDGRLKQRLEQYLNSQGRQYVDLAEVAGDLQKRYRLDYGRRNKVAFRIQVEKVYGAIFNESAADSWEEKHLAKRARRSQDPEDGETDEDDDSTDSEMDPPEPPFSDHMNRSLTTLYRKGVPAPGDKKENILIDLCEEDADSPLKLTDTSTLEPEQKEKKSKMKKGKRRKDRGRNAAEKEALDRGKDAKVRTRTPELQHPTVTFEDIGANEETLKEVCKLLIHMRHPEVYQCLGVVPPRGFLLHGPPGCGKTLLAYAVAGVSERLLLLGFIVLRCSSXVTSPRLPSPQETGLPLLKVSAPELVSGVSGESEQKMRELFEQAAVSAPCILFIDEIDAITPKREVASKDMERRIVAQLLTCMDDLNSLPVTTQVLVIGATNRPDSLDPALRRAGRFDREICLGIPDEGARRRILETLCRRLALPEGFDFQRLARLTPGFVGADLMALCREAAVLAVNRALFQMGCRDGGDGVLGATDATGAGHPDGEKVPPPATGAAGQEELAELLALLKSDSCLSEEQLAGLHVLASDFEASLSCVQPSAKREGFATVPDVTWDDVGALRDVREELTMAILAPVRCPAQFKALGLSAPAGVLLAGPPGCGKTLLAKAVANESGLNFISVKGPELLNMYVGESERAVRQVFQRARNSSPCVIFFDEIDALCPRRSGHESGAGVRVVNQLLTEMDGLETRRQVFIMAATNRPDIIDPAVLRPGRLDKTLYVGLPLPEERHAILLTLTKGGTRPPLEPDVSLEEVAHNGRTDCFTGADLSALVREASVNALRRHLSCRAFSAEHSFTSGPMADVRVSKQDFEDALKKVRPSISEKDRKMYEALKESLSR, encoded by the exons ATGAGGAACAAGGGAGGAGGCGGCGGAATAGACGGTAGACTGAAGCAGAGGCTGGAGCAG TACTTGAACTCACAGGGCAGGCAGTACGTGGACTTGGCAGAGGTAGCGGGAGACCTTCAGAAACGCTACAG ACTCGATTATGGACGGCGGAATAAAGTAGCTTTCAGGATCCAGGTAGAGAAAG TGTATGGCGCTATCTTCAACGAGTCGGCTGCGGATTCTTGGGAGGAGAAGCACTTGGCTAAAAGAGCTAGGAGGAGTCAAGATCCTGA GGACGGCGAGACAGATGAGGATGATGACTCCACCGACAGTGAGATGGATCCTCCAGAGCCCCCA TTCTCGGACCATATGAACCGGTCGCTGACGACACTGTACAGGAAGGGGGTGCCGGCCCCCGGTGATAAAAAAGAGAACATCCTGATCGACCTCTGTGAGGAGGATGCCGACAGCCCCCTG AAGCTGACTGACACGTCGACGCTGGAGCCTGaacagaaagaaaagaaaagcaaaatgaaaaaaGGGAAAAGACGGAAAGACAGGGGCCGGAATGCAGCGGAAAAGGAGGCATTGGACAGAGGAAAGGATGCGAAAG TCCGGACACGAACCCCAGAGCTGCAGCACCCCACCGTGACATTTGAGGACATCGGAGCAAATGAAGAAACGCTGAAG gaGGTGTGCAAGCTGCTGATCCACATGCGGCACCCTGAGGTGTACCAGTGTTTGGGCGTGGTGCCCCcccgtggcttcctgctacATGGGCCCCCGGGCTGTGGGAAGACCCTGCTGGCCTACGCGGTGGCTGGGGTGAGTGAACGGCTTCTCCTGCTCGGCTTCATCGTGCTGCGGTGTAGCA TGGTGACGTCGCCCCGGCTTCCCTCCCCACAGGAGACGGGTTTGCCCCTGCTGAAGGTGTCTGCCCCCGAACTGGTGTCCGGCGTGTCTGGCGAGTCCGAGCAGAAGATGCGGGAGCTCTTTGAGCAGGCAGCG GTCAGCGCGCCCTGTATCCTGTTCATTGACGAGATCGACGCCATCACCCCCAAAAGGGAGGTAGCCTCCAAGGACATGGAGAGGAGAATTGTGGCCCAGCTGCTCACCTGCATGGATG ACCTGAACTCCCTGCCAGTGACGACACAGGTCCTGGTCATTGGCGCCACCAACCGGCCAGACTCCCTGGACCCAGCACTCCGCAGGGCCGGCCGCTTCGACCGGGAGATCTGCCTGGGCATCCCCGATGAAGGCGCCCGCCGCAG AATTCTGGAAACGCTGTGCAGGAGGTTGGCGCTTCCTGAAGGCTTTGACTTCCAGCGGCTGGCCCGGCTTACGCCCGGCTTTGTGGGGGCTGACCTCATGGCGCTGTGTCGGGAGGCGGCTGTGCTCGCCGTCAACCGGGCCCTGTTTCAGATGGGTTGCAGAGATGGGggggatggtgtcctgggggctACAGATGCCACAGGTGCAGGCCACCCCGACGGAGAGAAGGTCCCGCCCCCTGCAACCGGAGCAGCTGGGCAG gaggagctggCGGAACTCCTGGCCCTCTTGAAGAGTGACTCGTGCCTGTCAGAGGAACAGCTGGCTGGTCTGCACGTGCTTGCCTCGGATTTTGAGGCGTCGCTGTCCTGCGTTCAGCCCTCTGCCAAGAGGGAGGGCTTTGCCACCGTACCGGATGTGACGTGGGACGACGTGGGTGCCCTACGGGATGTCCGGGAGGAGCTCACCATGGCCATTCTG GCCCCAGTTCGTTGCCCCGCCCAGTTCAAGGCCCTGGGGCTCAGTGCTCCCGCTGGCGTCCTGCTGGCGGGCCCCCCTGGGTGTGGGAAGACCCTCCTCGCCAAG GCTGTGGCTAACGAGTCCGGCCTGAACTTCATCTCTGTCAAAGGGCCCGAGCTGCTGAACATG TACGTGGGGGAGAGCGAGAGGGCCGTGCGGCAGGTATTCCAGAGAGCACGCAACTCCTCCCCCTGCGTCATCTTCTTCGACGAGATCGACGCGCTATGTCCCCGGCGCTCTGGACACGAG TCCGGCGCTGGCGTGCGCGTCGTCAACCAGCTGCTTACAGAGATGGACGGCCTGGAGACCCGGAGGCAGGTGTTCATCATGGCTGCCACCAACCGGCCAG ACATCATCGACCCTGCCGTGCTGCGACCGGGCCGCCTGGACAAGACGCTGTATGTTGGGCTGCCTCTCCCGGAGGAGCGACACGCCATCCTGCTGACTCTCACCAAG GGGGGCACCAGACCGCCACTGGAGCCCGACGTGAGCCTGGAGGAGGTCGCCCACAATGGCCGCACTGATTGCTTCAC GGGGGCGGACCTGTCGGCGTTGGTGAGGGAGGCATCTGTGAACGCGCTGAGGCGTCACCTGAGCTGCCGTGCATTCTCTGCAG AACACTCCTTCACCTCCGGGCCCATGGCGGATGTCAGGGTCAGCAAGCAGGACTTTGAAGACGCCCTTAAGAAAGTGCGACCATCCATCTCCGAAAAG GACCGCAAAATGTACGAGGCTCTTAAGGAATCTCTCAGTAGATGA
- the degs1 gene encoding sphingolipid delta(4)-desaturase DES1 isoform X3, whose translation MGPDPRLKWIVSSMVVMQFVAFYAVKDLEWKWVLFWTYIFGGCLNHSMTLAIHEISHNTAFGNNKAVWNRWFAIFANLPVGLPYSASFKRYHMDHHRYLGGDGVDVDIPTDFEGWFFCTRFRKLMWVALQPFFYALRPLSINPKTPSRLELTNVAIQLVFDLGLYWLWGIKPVVYMLAGSLLGMGLHPISGHFIAEHYMFLKGHETYSYYGSLNLLTFNVGYHNEHHDFPSIPGCRLPLVKKIASEYYDDLPQYTSWVRVLYDFIMDDELSPYSRVKRKLKGDIKLE comes from the exons ATGGGACCAGATCCGAGGCTGAAGTGGATTGTCAGCAGCATGGTGGTAATGCAGTTTGTGGCCTTCTACGCTGTCAAGGACTTGGAGTGGAAGTGGGTGCTGTTTTGGACGTACATTTTTGGTGGCTGCCTGAACCATTCGATGACTCTGGCTATCCACGAGATCTCGCACAACACGGCTTTTGGCAACAACAAGGCAGTGTGGAACCGCTGGTTCGCCATCTTTGCTAACTTGCCCGTGGGGCTGCCATACTCGGCATCCTTCAAGCGCTACCACATGGACCACCACCGCTACCTGGGTGGGGATGGCGTGGATGTAGACATCCCCACGGACTTTGAGGGCTGGTTTTTCTGCACGCGCTTCCGGAAGCTCATGTGGGTCGCCCTGCAACCATTCTTTTATGCACTGCGGCCGCTCTCCATCAACCCAAAGACCCCAAGTCGGCTGGAGCTGACTAATGTAGCGATCCAGCTGGTCTTTGACTTGGGCCTCTACTGGCTGTGGGGCATCAAGCCTGTGGTCTACATGTTGGCAGGCTCATTGCTGGGCATGGGGCTGCACCCCATATCTGGCCACTTCATCGCCGAGCACTACATGTTCCTCAAGGGCCATGAGACATACTCGTACTACGGCTCGCTCAACCTGCTCACCTTCAATGTGGGCTACCACAACGAGCACCACGACTTCCCCAGCATCCCTGGATGCAGGCTGCCACTG GTCAAGAAGATAGCATCCGAGTACTACGACGACCTTCCGCAGTACACATCCTGGGTCAGGGTGCTGTATGACTTCATCATGGATGATGAGCTGAGCCCCTACTCGCGTGTAAAAAGGAAGCTGAAGGGAGATATCAAGCTCGAGTGA
- the degs1 gene encoding sphingolipid delta(4)-desaturase DES1 isoform X1: protein MGNRVARDDYEWVYTDQPHADRRKKILAKYPEIKSLMGPDPRLKWIVSSMVVMQFVAFYAVKDLEWKWVLFWTYIFGGCLNHSMTLAIHEISHNTAFGNNKAVWNRWFAIFANLPVGLPYSASFKRYHMDHHRYLGGDGVDVDIPTDFEGWFFCTRFRKLMWVALQPFFYALRPLSINPKTPSRLELTNVAIQLVFDLGLYWLWGIKPVVYMLAGSLLGMGLHPISGHFIAEHYMFLKGHETYSYYGSLNLLTFNVGYHNEHHDFPSIPGCRLPLVKKIASEYYDDLPQYTSWVRVLYDFIMDDELSPYSRVKRKLKGDIKLE from the exons CAAAATACCCAGAGATTAAATCGCTGATGGGACCAGATCCGAGGCTGAAGTGGATTGTCAGCAGCATGGTGGTAATGCAGTTTGTGGCCTTCTACGCTGTCAAGGACTTGGAGTGGAAGTGGGTGCTGTTTTGGACGTACATTTTTGGTGGCTGCCTGAACCATTCGATGACTCTGGCTATCCACGAGATCTCGCACAACACGGCTTTTGGCAACAACAAGGCAGTGTGGAACCGCTGGTTCGCCATCTTTGCTAACTTGCCCGTGGGGCTGCCATACTCGGCATCCTTCAAGCGCTACCACATGGACCACCACCGCTACCTGGGTGGGGATGGCGTGGATGTAGACATCCCCACGGACTTTGAGGGCTGGTTTTTCTGCACGCGCTTCCGGAAGCTCATGTGGGTCGCCCTGCAACCATTCTTTTATGCACTGCGGCCGCTCTCCATCAACCCAAAGACCCCAAGTCGGCTGGAGCTGACTAATGTAGCGATCCAGCTGGTCTTTGACTTGGGCCTCTACTGGCTGTGGGGCATCAAGCCTGTGGTCTACATGTTGGCAGGCTCATTGCTGGGCATGGGGCTGCACCCCATATCTGGCCACTTCATCGCCGAGCACTACATGTTCCTCAAGGGCCATGAGACATACTCGTACTACGGCTCGCTCAACCTGCTCACCTTCAATGTGGGCTACCACAACGAGCACCACGACTTCCCCAGCATCCCTGGATGCAGGCTGCCACTG GTCAAGAAGATAGCATCCGAGTACTACGACGACCTTCCGCAGTACACATCCTGGGTCAGGGTGCTGTATGACTTCATCATGGATGATGAGCTGAGCCCCTACTCGCGTGTAAAAAGGAAGCTGAAGGGAGATATCAAGCTCGAGTGA
- the degs1 gene encoding sphingolipid delta(4)-desaturase DES1 isoform X2, which translates to MGSRFQCEVEGGTFSGMSAADDSEAERTKYPEIKSLMGPDPRLKWIVSSMVVMQFVAFYAVKDLEWKWVLFWTYIFGGCLNHSMTLAIHEISHNTAFGNNKAVWNRWFAIFANLPVGLPYSASFKRYHMDHHRYLGGDGVDVDIPTDFEGWFFCTRFRKLMWVALQPFFYALRPLSINPKTPSRLELTNVAIQLVFDLGLYWLWGIKPVVYMLAGSLLGMGLHPISGHFIAEHYMFLKGHETYSYYGSLNLLTFNVGYHNEHHDFPSIPGCRLPLVKKIASEYYDDLPQYTSWVRVLYDFIMDDELSPYSRVKRKLKGDIKLE; encoded by the exons ATGGGAAGCAGATTTCAGTGTGAGGTAGAAGGTGGGACGTTTTCGGGGATGTCGGCGGCGGATGACAGCGAAGCGGAGAGAA CAAAATACCCAGAGATTAAATCGCTGATGGGACCAGATCCGAGGCTGAAGTGGATTGTCAGCAGCATGGTGGTAATGCAGTTTGTGGCCTTCTACGCTGTCAAGGACTTGGAGTGGAAGTGGGTGCTGTTTTGGACGTACATTTTTGGTGGCTGCCTGAACCATTCGATGACTCTGGCTATCCACGAGATCTCGCACAACACGGCTTTTGGCAACAACAAGGCAGTGTGGAACCGCTGGTTCGCCATCTTTGCTAACTTGCCCGTGGGGCTGCCATACTCGGCATCCTTCAAGCGCTACCACATGGACCACCACCGCTACCTGGGTGGGGATGGCGTGGATGTAGACATCCCCACGGACTTTGAGGGCTGGTTTTTCTGCACGCGCTTCCGGAAGCTCATGTGGGTCGCCCTGCAACCATTCTTTTATGCACTGCGGCCGCTCTCCATCAACCCAAAGACCCCAAGTCGGCTGGAGCTGACTAATGTAGCGATCCAGCTGGTCTTTGACTTGGGCCTCTACTGGCTGTGGGGCATCAAGCCTGTGGTCTACATGTTGGCAGGCTCATTGCTGGGCATGGGGCTGCACCCCATATCTGGCCACTTCATCGCCGAGCACTACATGTTCCTCAAGGGCCATGAGACATACTCGTACTACGGCTCGCTCAACCTGCTCACCTTCAATGTGGGCTACCACAACGAGCACCACGACTTCCCCAGCATCCCTGGATGCAGGCTGCCACTG GTCAAGAAGATAGCATCCGAGTACTACGACGACCTTCCGCAGTACACATCCTGGGTCAGGGTGCTGTATGACTTCATCATGGATGATGAGCTGAGCCCCTACTCGCGTGTAAAAAGGAAGCTGAAGGGAGATATCAAGCTCGAGTGA